Proteins co-encoded in one Kribbella solani genomic window:
- a CDS encoding NAD(P)-dependent oxidoreductase produces MKTPVTVLGLGAMGTALARAFLAAGHPTTVWNRTPGRSPELDSLGATRAATAGEAVAAAELVVVCLLVDDTVRTTLDGLDLTGRTIVNLTNSTPGQARATADRISAAGARYLDGGIMAVPVMIGGPAAFIFYSGAQAAFEQHTADLSVLGRPAFVGADPGLAALHDIALLSAMYGMIGGTQHALALAGSEQLPAVGFTNEFLMPWLTAMLGSLLPRMAKDLDDGPAPGAAGSNLAMQSAAYGNLIEASVAQGVDPAMLVPMGELLRKAVEAGHGDADLSAAVQLLRTAD; encoded by the coding sequence ATGAAGACACCAGTGACCGTCCTCGGGCTCGGCGCGATGGGTACCGCCCTCGCCCGCGCCTTCCTGGCCGCCGGCCACCCGACCACCGTCTGGAACCGCACCCCCGGCCGCTCCCCCGAACTCGACTCACTCGGCGCCACCCGCGCCGCCACCGCCGGCGAGGCAGTCGCCGCCGCGGAGCTCGTCGTCGTCTGCCTGCTCGTCGACGACACCGTCCGCACCACCCTGGACGGCCTCGACCTGACCGGCCGGACGATCGTCAACCTGACCAACAGCACCCCCGGCCAGGCCCGCGCCACCGCTGACCGGATCAGCGCGGCGGGAGCCCGGTACCTCGACGGCGGCATCATGGCCGTACCCGTGATGATCGGCGGCCCGGCGGCCTTCATCTTCTACAGCGGCGCGCAGGCCGCCTTCGAACAGCACACCGCCGATCTGTCCGTACTCGGCCGGCCCGCGTTCGTCGGCGCCGATCCCGGGCTCGCCGCGTTGCACGACATCGCCCTGCTGAGCGCGATGTACGGGATGATCGGTGGCACGCAGCACGCGCTGGCGCTGGCCGGCAGTGAGCAGCTACCGGCCGTGGGCTTCACCAACGAGTTCCTGATGCCCTGGCTGACCGCGATGCTCGGCAGCCTGCTGCCCCGGATGGCGAAGGACCTGGACGACGGCCCGGCACCTGGCGCGGCCGGATCGAACCTCGCCATGCAGTCGGCCGCGTACGGCAACCTGATCGAGGCGTCGGTAGCGCAGGGTGTCGATCCCGCGATGCTCGTACCGATGGGCGAACTGCTGCGTAAAGCAGTCGAGGCCGGTCATG
- a CDS encoding winged helix-turn-helix transcriptional regulator codes for MRPYTCGLDAASDVIGGKWKPAILWALHHGPMRFGELRREIQGVTEKMLIQQLREMEARGIVHREVFHQVPPKVEYSLTELGMSLNVALMPLDEWGAKHIDVLEASR; via the coding sequence ATGCGCCCGTACACCTGTGGTCTGGATGCCGCCTCCGACGTGATCGGTGGGAAGTGGAAGCCGGCCATCCTGTGGGCGCTGCACCACGGGCCGATGCGGTTCGGTGAACTACGCCGGGAGATCCAAGGGGTCACCGAGAAGATGCTGATCCAGCAGTTGCGCGAGATGGAGGCGCGCGGGATCGTGCATCGGGAGGTGTTCCACCAGGTGCCGCCGAAGGTGGAGTACTCGCTGACCGAGCTCGGAATGTCACTCAATGTAGCGCTGATGCCACTGGACGAGTGGGGCGCTAAGCACATCGACGTGCTGGAAGCCAGCCGCTGA
- the infA gene encoding translation initiation factor IF-1: protein MPKKEGVIELEGTIVEALPNAMFRVELSNGHKVLAHISGKMRQHYIRILPEDRVVVELSPYDLTRGRIVYRYK from the coding sequence ATGCCCAAAAAAGAGGGAGTTATCGAACTCGAGGGCACCATCGTCGAGGCCCTGCCGAACGCGATGTTCCGTGTTGAGCTGTCCAACGGGCACAAGGTGCTCGCGCACATCAGCGGCAAGATGAGGCAGCACTACATCCGGATCCTCCCCGAGGACCGGGTCGTCGTGGAGCTGTCGCCGTACGACCTCACCCGGGGTCGCATCGTCTATCGGTACAAGTAA
- the rpmJ gene encoding 50S ribosomal protein L36: MKVNPSVKKICDKCKVIRRHGRVMVICENPRHKQRQG; this comes from the coding sequence ATGAAGGTCAACCCGAGCGTCAAGAAGATCTGCGACAAGTGCAAGGTGATCCGCCGGCACGGCCGGGTCATGGTGATCTGCGAGAACCCGCGGCACAAGCAGCGGCAGGGCTGA
- the rpsM gene encoding 30S ribosomal protein S13: MARLVGVDLPRDKRIEVALTYIFGVGRTRAHETLKNTGVSPDKRVHELGDDELVKLRDWIEGNYKIEGDLRREVTADIRRKIEIGSYQGRRHRSGLPVRGQRTRTNARSRKGRRKAIAGKKKK; encoded by the coding sequence ATGGCACGCCTCGTAGGAGTCGACCTGCCGCGCGACAAGCGCATCGAGGTCGCTCTCACCTACATCTTCGGCGTGGGCCGCACGCGCGCCCACGAAACGCTGAAGAACACCGGGGTCTCCCCGGACAAGCGCGTCCACGAGCTGGGCGACGACGAGCTGGTCAAGCTCCGGGACTGGATCGAAGGCAACTACAAGATCGAAGGTGACCTCCGTCGCGAGGTGACCGCGGACATCCGCCGCAAGATCGAGATCGGGTCGTACCAGGGTCGCCGGCACCGCAGCGGGCTGCCGGTGCGCGGTCAGCGCACCCGGACCAACGCCCGAAGCCGCAAGGGCCGCCGTAAGGCGATCGCCGGCAAGAAGAAGAAGTGA
- the rpsK gene encoding 30S ribosomal protein S11, whose product MPPKSRSAAGAKKVRRKEKKNVAAGHAHIKSTFNNTIVTITDPTGAVISWASAGTVGFKGSRKSTPFAAQMAAEAAGRRAMEHGMRKIDVFVKGPGSGRETAIRSLGAVGLEVGTIQDVTPVAHNGCRPPKRRRV is encoded by the coding sequence ATGCCTCCCAAGAGCCGCAGTGCGGCCGGCGCGAAGAAGGTGCGCCGCAAGGAGAAGAAGAACGTGGCCGCCGGCCACGCGCACATCAAGAGCACGTTCAACAACACGATCGTGACGATCACCGACCCGACCGGCGCGGTCATCTCGTGGGCCTCCGCGGGCACCGTCGGCTTCAAGGGCTCGCGTAAGTCCACTCCGTTCGCCGCGCAGATGGCCGCCGAGGCCGCCGGGCGCCGGGCGATGGAGCACGGCATGCGCAAGATCGACGTCTTCGTCAAGGGTCCCGGCTCCGGCCGGGAGACCGCGATCCGTTCGCTGGGTGCGGTCGGCCTCGAGGTCGGCACCATCCAGGACGTCACCCCTGTTGCCCACAACGGCTGCCGCCCGCCCAAGCGGCGCCGGGTCTGA
- the rpsD gene encoding 30S ribosomal protein S4: MARYTGPMTKKSRRLGVDLVGGDKAFERRPYPPGMHGRGRPKESEYLLQLREKQKARYSYGVLEKQFRRYYEEASRRSGKTGDNLLQILESRLDNVVYRSGLARTRRQARQLVVHGHFTVNGVKVNIPSYRVSAHDIIDVKQKSAETTPFIIARETHAERVVPAWLEVMPERLRILVHQLPTRQQIDTQVAEHLIVELYSKN; the protein is encoded by the coding sequence ATGGCCCGTTACACCGGACCTATGACCAAGAAGTCGCGCCGTCTCGGGGTCGACCTCGTCGGTGGCGACAAGGCGTTCGAGCGTCGTCCGTACCCGCCGGGTATGCACGGCCGCGGCCGCCCGAAGGAGAGCGAGTACCTGCTCCAGCTGCGCGAGAAGCAGAAGGCGCGTTACTCGTACGGCGTCCTCGAGAAGCAGTTCCGCCGGTACTACGAGGAGGCCTCGCGGCGCTCCGGCAAGACCGGTGACAACCTGCTGCAGATCCTCGAGTCGCGGCTGGACAACGTTGTGTACCGCAGCGGTCTGGCCCGTACCCGCCGGCAGGCCCGTCAGCTCGTCGTACACGGTCACTTCACCGTGAACGGCGTCAAGGTGAACATCCCGTCGTACCGGGTTTCGGCGCACGACATCATCGATGTCAAGCAGAAGTCGGCCGAGACGACGCCGTTCATCATCGCCCGGGAGACGCACGCCGAGCGTGTCGTCCCGGCCTGGCTCGAGGTGATGCCGGAGCGGTTGCGGATCCTCGTCCACCAGCTGCCCACCCGGCAGCAGATCGACACTCAGGTCGCCGAGCACCTGATCGTCGAGCTCTACTCGAAGAACTGA
- a CDS encoding DNA-directed RNA polymerase subunit alpha: MLIAQRPTLTEEVVGEYRSRFVIEPLEPGFGYTLGNSIRRTLLSSIPGAAVTSIKIDGVLHEFSTVAGVKEDATQLILNLKDLVVSSEHDEPVTMYLRKQGPGDVTAADIAPPAGVEVHNPDLKIATLNEKGRLEMELVVERGRGYVSAVQNKSADAEIGRMPVDSIYSPVLKVTYKVEATRVEQRTDFDRLVVDVETKPSMLPRDAVASAGKTLVELFGLARELNVEAEGIDIGPSPVDEQMAADLALPVEDLQLTVRSYNCLKREGIHTVGELISRSEQDLLDIRNFGSKSIDEVKLKLAEMGLSLKDSPPGFDLRAASGAYGNEADDEDESFAETEQY; the protein is encoded by the coding sequence GTGCTGATCGCACAGCGCCCCACCCTGACCGAAGAGGTCGTCGGCGAGTACCGCTCCCGGTTCGTGATCGAGCCGCTGGAGCCGGGCTTCGGCTACACCCTCGGCAACTCGATCCGCCGTACCCTGCTGTCCTCCATCCCGGGGGCCGCCGTCACCAGCATCAAGATCGATGGCGTCCTGCACGAGTTCTCCACCGTGGCCGGGGTCAAGGAGGACGCCACCCAGCTGATCCTGAACCTGAAGGACCTGGTCGTCTCCTCCGAGCACGACGAGCCGGTCACCATGTACCTGCGCAAGCAGGGCCCCGGTGACGTCACTGCCGCGGACATCGCGCCGCCGGCCGGTGTCGAGGTGCACAACCCGGACCTGAAGATCGCCACCCTGAACGAGAAGGGCCGGCTCGAGATGGAGCTGGTCGTCGAGCGTGGCCGTGGCTACGTCTCCGCCGTTCAGAACAAGTCCGCGGACGCCGAGATCGGCCGGATGCCGGTCGACTCGATCTACTCCCCGGTCCTCAAGGTCACCTACAAGGTCGAGGCGACCCGGGTCGAGCAGCGCACCGACTTCGACCGGCTGGTCGTCGACGTCGAGACCAAGCCGTCGATGCTGCCCCGCGACGCCGTCGCGTCGGCCGGTAAGACCCTGGTCGAGCTGTTCGGCCTGGCCCGCGAGCTGAACGTCGAGGCCGAGGGCATCGACATCGGCCCGTCGCCGGTGGACGAGCAGATGGCCGCCGACCTGGCGCTGCCGGTCGAGGACCTGCAGCTGACCGTCCGGTCGTACAACTGCCTGAAGCGCGAGGGCATCCACACCGTGGGTGAGCTGATCTCGCGCAGCGAGCAGGACCTGCTGGACATCCGGAACTTCGGCTCCAAGTCGATCGACGAGGTCAAGCTGAAGCTGGCCGAGATGGGCCTGTCGCTGAAGGACTCCCCGCCCGGGTTCGACCTCCGCGCCGCGTCCGGTGCCTATGGCAACGAGGCGGACGACGAGGACGAGAGCTTCGCCGAGACCGAGCAGTACTGA
- the truA gene encoding tRNA pseudouridine(38-40) synthase TruA — protein sequence MRWRIDLRYDGTAFHGWARQTGLRTVQGTLEEAIRVVLRLPEPVTVTCAGRTDTGVHARGQVTHVDVEAAVDPLRLLRGLNGVLPEDVAVTAVTAAPEGFDARFSALARRYVYRLCDDPAGWDPLTRGHVLRVGRPMDVERMNTAAAALLGEHDFAAFCKKREGASTVRALLEFSWQRTGTGQLEGTVIADAFCHSMVRALVGSMLPVGDGRRDVAWPGAVLAEKVRDSAVSVLPAHGLTLEEVRYPADDELAARALQARQVRGEVHQRG from the coding sequence GTGCGTTGGCGGATCGATCTCAGGTACGACGGGACGGCTTTTCACGGCTGGGCCCGGCAGACAGGTCTCCGTACCGTGCAAGGCACGCTGGAAGAGGCGATCCGGGTCGTGCTGCGGCTTCCGGAGCCGGTCACAGTCACCTGCGCCGGCCGGACCGACACCGGCGTACACGCCCGTGGTCAGGTCACGCATGTCGACGTGGAAGCCGCTGTGGACCCGCTGAGGCTGCTGAGAGGGCTGAACGGCGTCCTGCCCGAAGATGTGGCTGTCACGGCCGTCACGGCGGCTCCAGAGGGCTTTGACGCCCGGTTCTCCGCTCTGGCCCGCCGCTACGTGTACCGGTTGTGCGACGACCCGGCCGGCTGGGATCCGCTGACCCGCGGTCACGTACTCCGAGTCGGGCGGCCGATGGATGTGGAGCGGATGAACACGGCTGCGGCCGCGCTGCTCGGTGAGCACGACTTCGCGGCGTTCTGCAAGAAGCGCGAAGGTGCAAGTACGGTGCGGGCGCTGCTGGAGTTCTCGTGGCAGCGGACCGGTACTGGGCAGCTGGAGGGCACTGTGATCGCGGATGCGTTCTGTCACTCGATGGTGCGCGCACTGGTCGGTTCGATGCTCCCAGTTGGTGATGGGCGCCGCGACGTGGCGTGGCCGGGCGCAGTACTGGCCGAGAAGGTGCGGGACTCGGCTGTTTCGGTGCTGCCCGCGCACGGCCTGACACTGGAGGAAGTGCGCTACCCGGCAGACGATGAGCTGGCCGCGCGGGCACTGCAGGCCCGTCAGGTCAGGGGAGAGGTACACCAGCGTGGCTGA
- a CDS encoding class I SAM-dependent methyltransferase → MADHYFSAEPGSADVRRTVEARIWGKPYTFTTATGVFSRDRLDIGTAVLLREVEPPTGSGTFLDLGCGYGPIACALAVETDATVWAVDVNTRALELTGVNAKAAGVADRVHAVLPDGVPDELRFDAIWSNPAIHIGKPELHKMLLRWLARLAPGGDAWLVVGKNLGGDSLQRWMTDQGYPCERVGSAKGFRVLHATTP, encoded by the coding sequence GTGGCTGATCACTACTTTTCCGCGGAGCCCGGCTCCGCGGACGTACGCCGGACCGTCGAGGCACGGATCTGGGGCAAGCCGTACACGTTCACCACGGCAACCGGAGTGTTCTCCCGGGACCGGTTGGACATCGGTACGGCCGTGCTGCTGCGTGAGGTGGAGCCGCCGACCGGATCGGGCACGTTCCTCGACCTGGGATGCGGGTACGGGCCGATCGCCTGCGCGCTGGCGGTGGAGACGGATGCGACCGTGTGGGCAGTCGACGTGAACACTCGCGCGCTGGAGCTCACCGGAGTGAACGCAAAGGCTGCTGGTGTTGCTGACCGAGTACATGCGGTGCTGCCGGACGGCGTACCTGACGAGCTGCGCTTCGACGCGATCTGGTCGAACCCGGCGATCCACATCGGCAAGCCGGAGCTGCACAAGATGCTGCTGCGCTGGCTGGCTCGACTAGCTCCCGGTGGGGACGCCTGGCTCGTTGTCGGCAAGAACCTCGGCGGGGACTCGCTACAGCGCTGGATGACCGACCAGGGCTACCCATGCGAACGAGTAGGCAGCGCAAAGGGCTTCCGAGTCCTCCACGCCACCACTCCCTAA
- a CDS encoding SigE family RNA polymerase sigma factor, with translation MEAALAAAEARSGQLEFEAWVAEKADALLRFAYVLTGDTNLAEDAVQDALTTACARWGRVSRADDPEAYVKRMVVNAHISWWRRFRRREAPVDDPVRTANAVPDGTAARAESAAVWALCATLPDKQRAAVVLRFYEELSYAEIAQLLHCAEATARSHVHRALAALKTTLVADESTKGAEDA, from the coding sequence ATGGAGGCAGCCTTGGCGGCAGCGGAGGCACGGAGTGGGCAGCTGGAGTTCGAGGCTTGGGTGGCCGAGAAGGCGGACGCCCTGCTGCGGTTCGCCTATGTGCTGACCGGGGACACCAACCTGGCGGAGGACGCGGTGCAGGACGCGCTGACGACCGCGTGCGCGCGCTGGGGCCGGGTCAGCCGTGCCGACGACCCCGAGGCGTACGTGAAGCGGATGGTGGTGAACGCGCACATCTCCTGGTGGCGGCGGTTTCGGCGCCGGGAGGCACCGGTCGACGATCCCGTCCGGACTGCCAACGCCGTTCCGGACGGTACGGCCGCCCGGGCCGAGTCGGCAGCGGTCTGGGCGTTGTGCGCGACCTTGCCGGACAAGCAACGTGCGGCTGTCGTGCTGCGGTTCTACGAAGAGCTGTCGTACGCGGAGATCGCCCAGCTGCTGCACTGCGCGGAGGCGACCGCCCGTTCGCACGTACACCGTGCACTGGCGGCGCTGAAGACCACATTGGTTGCGGATGAGAGTACGAAAGGAGCCGAGGATGCCTGA
- a CDS encoding ABC-F family ATP-binding cassette domain-containing protein: protein MGHVEVAGVGYELPDGRVLLDDITFRVGDGAKVALVGANGSGKTTLTRIIAGDLKAHGGSIARSGGLGVMRQFVGSVRDESTVRDLLLGVAPDAIREVAARLDKAELAMMEADDEKTQLKYAQAVADWGEVGGYDAEVLWDVCTSAALGVPYDRCRWREVKTLSGGEQKRLVLEALLRGPDEVLLLDEPDNYLDVPGKRWLEDQLRSSDKTVLYISHDRELLANTATRIVTVELGAAGNNAWTHGGGFGTYHEARQHRFERFEELRKRWDEEHAKLRAQMLMYKQKAAYNSDMASRYRAAQTRLRKFEEAGPPQALPREQKVSMRLTGGRTGKRAVVCTELELTGLMKPFDLEVWYGERVAVLGSNGSGKSHFLRLLANGGSDPDVEHRPIGEVPIAPVAHTGNAKLGARVRPGWFAQTHEHPELVGRTLLEILHRGDDHREGMGRELASRKLDRYELAHAAEQTFDSLSGGQQARFQILLLELSGATLLLLDEPTDNLDVESAEALEEGLDSFDGTVLAVTHDRWFARGFDRYLVFGSDGSVYEPDEPVWDEGRVERAR, encoded by the coding sequence ATGGGTCATGTGGAGGTTGCCGGTGTCGGGTACGAGTTGCCGGACGGGCGGGTGTTGCTGGACGACATCACGTTTCGGGTCGGGGACGGGGCGAAGGTCGCGCTGGTGGGGGCGAACGGGTCCGGCAAGACGACGCTGACCCGGATCATCGCCGGTGATCTGAAGGCGCACGGTGGGAGCATCGCCCGGTCCGGTGGGCTCGGGGTGATGCGGCAGTTCGTCGGGTCGGTGCGGGACGAGTCGACCGTACGGGACCTGCTGCTGGGGGTCGCGCCGGACGCGATCCGGGAGGTGGCGGCCCGGCTGGACAAGGCCGAGCTGGCGATGATGGAGGCCGACGACGAGAAGACCCAGCTCAAGTACGCGCAGGCGGTCGCGGACTGGGGCGAGGTCGGCGGGTACGACGCGGAGGTGCTCTGGGACGTGTGTACGTCGGCGGCGCTCGGCGTACCGTACGACCGCTGTCGCTGGCGTGAGGTGAAGACGCTGTCCGGTGGTGAGCAGAAGCGGCTCGTACTGGAAGCGCTGCTGCGCGGTCCGGACGAGGTGCTGCTGCTGGACGAGCCGGACAACTACCTGGACGTACCCGGGAAGCGCTGGCTCGAGGATCAGCTTCGCAGCTCCGACAAGACCGTGCTGTACATCAGCCACGACCGGGAGCTGCTGGCGAACACAGCCACCCGCATCGTCACTGTCGAGCTCGGTGCGGCCGGCAACAACGCGTGGACGCACGGCGGCGGCTTCGGGACGTACCACGAGGCCAGGCAGCACCGGTTCGAGCGGTTCGAGGAGCTGCGCAAGCGCTGGGACGAGGAGCACGCGAAACTGCGCGCACAGATGCTGATGTACAAGCAGAAGGCCGCGTACAACTCAGACATGGCGTCGCGCTACCGGGCGGCGCAGACCCGGTTGCGCAAGTTCGAGGAGGCCGGTCCGCCGCAGGCGCTGCCGCGTGAGCAGAAGGTCAGCATGCGGCTGACCGGCGGGCGTACGGGCAAACGTGCGGTTGTCTGCACTGAGCTGGAGCTGACCGGTCTGATGAAGCCGTTCGACCTGGAGGTCTGGTACGGCGAACGGGTGGCTGTGCTTGGGTCGAACGGCTCCGGCAAGTCGCACTTCCTCCGGCTGCTCGCCAACGGCGGATCTGATCCCGATGTGGAGCACCGGCCGATCGGCGAAGTACCGATCGCACCCGTGGCCCACACCGGCAACGCCAAGCTCGGTGCGCGCGTACGGCCGGGCTGGTTCGCGCAGACGCATGAGCACCCGGAGCTGGTCGGCCGTACGCTGCTGGAGATCCTGCACCGCGGTGACGACCACCGGGAGGGCATGGGCCGCGAGCTGGCGTCCAGGAAGCTGGACCGGTACGAGCTGGCGCACGCTGCCGAGCAGACGTTCGACAGCCTGTCCGGTGGGCAGCAGGCCCGGTTCCAGATCCTGCTGCTGGAGCTGTCCGGTGCGACGCTGCTGTTGCTAGACGAGCCCACCGACAACCTGGACGTGGAGTCGGCCGAGGCGCTGGAGGAGGGCCTGGACAGCTTCGACGGCACCGTACTGGCAGTCACCCACGACCGCTGGTTCGCCCGCGGCTTCGACCGCTACCTGGTGTTCGGCTCCGACGGCTCGGTGTACGAGCCGGACGAGCCGGTCTGGGACGAAGGACGCGTCGAGCGAGCCCGCTAA
- a CDS encoding helix-turn-helix domain-containing protein: MRADARDNRARIMTAADDVFGRSPSASTDDVARLAGVGIATVFRHFPTKTELLEAVLTLRLERLRERARELSGDAEPGKAFFEFFTQVVSESASKLAIAEALTAAGAVAGAEAQEAGRGMRSAFNDLLTAAQRAGAVRTDAEFPEVYALLIGASRGATAAKLDPAVRDRMLTLIYAGLKPYA, encoded by the coding sequence GTGCGAGCAGACGCACGGGACAACCGGGCCAGGATCATGACCGCCGCGGACGACGTCTTCGGGCGGTCGCCGAGCGCGTCCACCGATGACGTGGCCAGGCTGGCGGGGGTCGGGATCGCAACGGTCTTCCGGCATTTCCCGACCAAGACCGAGCTGCTCGAGGCGGTGCTGACGCTGCGGCTGGAACGGCTCCGGGAGCGGGCCCGGGAGCTGTCCGGCGACGCCGAACCGGGGAAGGCGTTCTTCGAGTTCTTCACCCAGGTGGTGTCGGAGTCCGCGTCCAAGCTCGCGATCGCCGAGGCGCTGACCGCCGCCGGCGCCGTGGCCGGCGCGGAAGCCCAGGAGGCCGGCCGGGGCATGCGCTCGGCTTTCAACGACCTGCTGACCGCCGCGCAGCGAGCCGGCGCGGTGCGTACGGACGCCGAGTTCCCCGAGGTGTACGCGCTGCTGATCGGCGCTTCCCGCGGCGCGACCGCGGCCAAACTGGACCCCGCGGTCCGGGACCGGATGCTCACCCTCATCTACGCCGGCCTGAAGCCGTACGCGTGA
- a CDS encoding nuclear transport factor 2 family protein — translation MTPEEVFLKLVHGVADRDFAALPELYAEQTDVRHPMNPYGDHPLLSRDALREHFGGTGPRVAEVVRFRPDGIRVHETADPEVIVAEFVYAGTVLATGEPFRVPAVFVLRVRDGLIVESRDYIDHLAMIRARGQAGELVTHLMQPATATATS, via the coding sequence ATGACTCCCGAAGAGGTCTTCCTGAAGCTCGTGCACGGTGTCGCCGACCGAGACTTCGCCGCCCTGCCCGAGTTGTACGCCGAGCAGACCGACGTGCGGCACCCGATGAACCCGTACGGCGACCACCCGCTGCTGTCCCGGGACGCGCTCCGCGAGCACTTCGGTGGCACCGGTCCGCGGGTCGCCGAGGTGGTCCGGTTCCGGCCGGACGGCATCCGGGTGCACGAGACCGCCGACCCGGAGGTGATCGTCGCGGAGTTCGTGTACGCCGGCACCGTGCTGGCCACCGGCGAGCCGTTCCGGGTGCCGGCCGTGTTCGTGCTCCGGGTCCGGGACGGGCTGATCGTCGAGTCCCGGGACTACATCGACCACCTGGCGATGATCCGCGCCCGCGGTCAGGCCGGCGAACTTGTCACGCACCTGATGCAACCGGCGACCGCCACCGCGACGTCCTAG
- a CDS encoding phospholipase D-like domain-containing protein gives MHFTLQSTLRPALLVPLVLLAGPALQPAAAPAVPAVPDPVIGHAVFNDPAGTTAQQNTIQVQLAGLIDRVPAGEEIQGSFFGFDPPDTADTATDPDIVDRLVAAHDRGVRIKLIVDQKSATTAATNRLRAAIGSADDQPSYVADCADKAPAGTIRGCIATRVKQWSDGPVTPYNHNKFFTFSKIRQSSGAEVGSVVYQASANLGSWDQNEAYNNALTYSDPKTYAAYRTYFSDLRSYRYVAAGNNNYYKDSGSGTDYRVFFFPRQERAGQPFDDPATDTVYNTLGSVHCTYTEPDGSRHQTDVRVAMWDFNRPAIAQRLAQLRKDGCWVDVVLTNANDAVLTALKSAPVQITKCNYNVAPGIDIRVHSKYLLIDGGFDNDIVPRVYTGSHNFSYSALRQADEAQVRVMGRTVHDEYLRNFWHLRDTCRAKGGVIT, from the coding sequence GTGCATTTCACCCTGCAGTCCACCCTGCGTCCGGCGCTGCTTGTCCCGCTGGTACTGCTCGCTGGGCCGGCGTTGCAGCCGGCGGCCGCGCCCGCCGTACCCGCCGTGCCCGACCCGGTGATCGGGCACGCGGTGTTCAACGACCCGGCCGGGACGACCGCCCAGCAGAACACGATCCAGGTGCAGCTGGCCGGCCTGATCGACCGGGTGCCGGCCGGCGAGGAGATCCAGGGGTCGTTCTTCGGGTTCGATCCGCCGGACACCGCCGACACCGCGACCGACCCGGACATCGTCGACCGGCTGGTCGCCGCGCACGATCGCGGCGTCCGGATCAAGCTGATCGTCGACCAGAAGTCCGCCACCACGGCCGCCACCAACCGGCTGCGGGCCGCCATCGGCTCCGCCGACGACCAGCCGTCGTACGTCGCCGACTGTGCCGACAAGGCACCCGCCGGGACGATCCGCGGCTGTATCGCGACCCGGGTCAAGCAGTGGTCGGACGGGCCGGTCACGCCGTACAACCACAACAAGTTCTTCACCTTCTCGAAGATCCGGCAGAGCTCCGGCGCGGAGGTCGGCTCGGTGGTGTACCAGGCGTCCGCGAACCTGGGCAGCTGGGACCAGAACGAGGCGTACAACAACGCGCTCACGTACTCGGATCCGAAGACGTACGCGGCGTACCGGACCTACTTCTCCGACCTGCGCTCGTACCGGTACGTGGCGGCCGGGAACAACAACTACTACAAGGATTCCGGCAGCGGTACGGACTACCGGGTGTTCTTCTTCCCGCGCCAGGAACGGGCCGGGCAGCCGTTCGACGACCCGGCCACCGACACCGTCTACAACACCCTCGGCTCGGTGCATTGCACGTACACCGAACCGGACGGCTCGCGGCACCAGACCGACGTACGCGTGGCGATGTGGGACTTCAACCGGCCCGCGATCGCCCAGCGGCTGGCGCAGCTGCGCAAGGACGGCTGCTGGGTGGACGTCGTACTCACCAATGCCAACGACGCCGTGCTGACCGCGCTGAAGTCGGCGCCGGTGCAGATCACCAAGTGCAACTACAACGTTGCCCCAGGCATCGATATCCGGGTGCACTCGAAGTACCTGCTGATCGACGGCGGATTCGACAACGACATCGTGCCGCGGGTGTACACGGGCAGCCACAACTTCTCGTACTCGGCGCTCCGGCAGGCCGACGAGGCACAGGTCCGGGTGATGGGGCGGACGGTGCACGACGAGTACCTGCGCAACTTCTGGCACCTCCGGGACACCTGCCGCGCCAAGGGCGGCGTCATCACCTGA